The Leishmania braziliensis MHOM/BR/75/M2904 complete genome, chromosome 24 DNA window ACAGAACTGCGGGGTGAAgctccacccccaccccgaAGCCCTGTCACAGACACACCGTGTGCggtgcgaggcagccgtaggcacacgcactgcagcaAGGCGCCCACTCGGCCATCGGGCCACGGCACCTGCCTCAAACGCTACCCATTACCCGctccgcagccgctcccagtgcgccggtcgccacctggcacgtccctcggggtggctcgGGGGGCACCCCACAGCAGTAGGCAGCCAGGGCCTGGCGAGATGCACCCGAGCCccgctgacactctgccccTCCTATGGGGGTGGGGCAAGCGTGCTCCCGGTTGCAGGTCGCCCCGATGCCACGTCGTCGAGGGCCTGACCGCCGACGTCAGTGGAGATGAGTCGCACCGACCTCCCAGCATTGGCAGGGCTATGGGGGCTGTCTGGCTTCCTCAGATTGAGTGGGGGCTACTGGGCCCTGGGATACCGTAGGCTGAGGTGTCTTCCCCCTGTCATTGAGGGTGAACATCCTCGTCACACACGTAAAGCGCGAGAGGTGTGGCAGAGTAGgtgtgaagagagggggggaggaggagtgcagagaaggggggaggaggaggaggaggagtcaAGGGGCGAGGCGCATCCAAAGACCGAGAGGTGAGCACAACTTTCACTTACGGATGAGCAGGGAAAGGGGCAGAGCGTCTGCTTTAGTCGCGTACTCacatccctccccccttatCGCGGCACCGTGAACGGAAGGGCTCGAGGGgcgggaggtggggggagcAAGGGCACACCAAACGTCCTCGCGAGGCAAGAGTGAGCATGCGATAGCGGCGGGCCTTCTGGACACGCGCCTGCCACGCACGACGTCTTTAGCGTGTCGTTCTTCGTTGGCGGCAGTCAAGCGCGGGAAACAAAAACAGCGAAACGGAGAAAACAAAatgaaaagggaaaagccCGCAAAGGACGCGCTTAcacggggaggagggggcgtaCTGGTGCGTCTCATCGTTGGCTGCGGCgcatagcagcagcagcagcgtgagcacacacatacacatacacgtgcacaccctcacttcttcttctccagaCGCTTCAGGTAGAACTGAAGCTCCGCACCTTCCAGTAGGATACCGTCGGCACGACCGGACTGACCCGGGCGGCTCGTCATGCGTGCAAGCACACGACCCTCGCGCAGCTGATCAGCGATCGCCTTCTCGACcttgtggctgctgcggcggcgcgtccactcgcgctgcagcttgGGCGAAGCCTTGTTCACGTCGTACTtttcagcagcggcatggGCAGACTTCTTGCCTTTCTtctcagcggcggcggcggtcttggcgctcttcttccccgCATCCAAGTCGATGCCGTAATGCTTGGCGTACCAGCGCTTGAACGGCGCGGCGTCCACGGAGACGATGCAGTTCTTCACCAGCGTCTTCGTGCGCACCAGCTCGTTCGAGGTGGCGTTGTACACGACGTCGAGGATACGAACGCGCTGCGCGATGGCCTCGGAGCCCCAGGCGAAGTTGCCGGTGTCCAGGCGCAGGGCGCGGATCTTGAAGTTGCCACCACGAGCACGCACAGGGCTCACGCGGCGGGCGCCAAGACGGGTGTTGGCGGGAAGGCGACCCAGCTCGGCCTTCATGCGCTTCCGGTGGATCTTGGTCTTTCCACCGGTGATCTTGCGCTTATGCAGGCGGCTGCGAACGATACCCATGGTTGCGGCTTTCTTTCAGATGTGTTTGTATAGGAATACGTACGGCggtagtgtgtgtgtgtgtgtgccctcatatgtgtggaggaagggatgaagcaggaggagaggcgaagTCGGATACGTAAGGAGAAGGGCAGAACAGCGATGGTGGTAGGGGGAAACAGGAGCGTATAAGGCAACGAAGCAGCgatgtgcgcctgtgcgagAGACAAGGAAGCGAGAGTGGCGTGTCCGCGCGTGAAGTgagcgaggtggtggtgggcacAGGGAGTCACTCTACTCCCTACGCATCTACCTCGACACGAATCAAGACACGTGTCGCCGGATCGGCGGCATAACTCTCGCGCCAGATATCCCTGTTGACTGCTACTTTCGTCTATCTCCGTCAATGACACCTCAAGCgacccccgcccccgcaCCTGCCATAATCCCCTTTGCTGAAGATGGCAGTTCAGCAGTAGAgagcacgtgcgcgcgcgcttctCTGTGAATCCGTATCTCTGCACAACCGTGACCACTGACAGCGCCACATGCTTCATCACTCGCACGCAAGCACACGCATGCCAGCCCTTCCCTGTTCACTATCAAAGGacggagggggaagaggcagagaagggaggaagggccGCAGCTATCGGGGAGTACACACCGCCCTCTCTTCAGTCGGTTTCAGCCGCAGTCCGACAACGCCGGGGAGGacgaaaggaaagaaaatgaAAAGAAGGCAAAACATAAACAAAACAAACGGCAGAAGAGCGCGCGCCAACTCACGATGCGGCAGCACAGGGGCAACAGGAAAAGGTAAAGAGGTGAGCGAAGGAGGTGATGGGCGTAAGCTGTTGCGCACTTCCAGGCGTGTACCATGACAGTTCATCGCCGAGAGAACTCGAattggcagcagcagcagcgtgagcacacacatacacatacacgtgcacaccctcacttcttcttctccaggCGCTTC harbors:
- a CDS encoding putative 40S ribosomal protein S8, coding for MGIVRSRLHKRKITGGKTKIHRKRMKAELGRLPANTRLGARRVSPVRARGGNFKIRALRLDTGNFAWGSEAIAQRVRILDVVYNATSNELVRTKTLVKNCIVSVDAAPFKRWYAKHYGIDLDAGKKSAKTAAAAEKKGKKSAHAAAEKYDVNKASPKLQREWTRRRSSHKVEKAIADQLREGRVLARMTSRPGQSGRADGILLEGAELQFYLKRLEKKK